A section of the Lodderomyces beijingensis strain CBS 14171 genome assembly, chromosome: 2 genome encodes:
- a CDS encoding 40S ribosomal protein uS3, with protein MVNQILSKKKKLVADGVFYAELNEFFTRELAEQGYAGVEVRKTPSKLEVIVKASNTQGVLGEQGRRIHELTSLIVKRFKLSPEGIAIYAERVEERGLSAAVQAEALKAKLLNGLPIRRAAYGVLRFAMGAGAKGVEVVISGKLRAARAKSQKYADGFMIHSGQPTNDFIDIAIRHVLMRQGVLGVKVKIMKDPAQNRFGPKALPDAVKIAEAKDEDEVVPAPYVQNYKPVQEEATEEATEEATEGAAEDAAAPVAA; from the coding sequence ATGGTCAACCAAATCTtgtcaaagaaaaagaagttAGTAGCCGACGGTGTCTTCTACGCCGAATTAAACGAATTCTTCACCAGAGAATTAGCCGAGCAAGGTTACGCCGGAGTCGAAGTGAGAAAAACTCCTTCGAAATTGGAAGTTATCGTCAAGGCATCCAACACTCAAGGAGTCTTGGGTGAACAAGGTAGAAGAATCCACGAATTGACCTCGTTGATCGTCAAGAGATTCAAGTTGTCCCCTGAAGGTATCGCCATCTATGCTGAGAGAGTCGAGGAACGTGGTTTGTCCGCTGCTGTGCAAGCTGAGGCCTTGAAGGCtaagttgttgaatggcTTGCCTATCAGAAGAGCCGCTTACGGTGTCTTGAGATTCGCCATGGGCGCAGGTGCCAAGGGTGTCGAAGTGGTGATCTCGGGTAAATTGAGAGCCGCTAGAGCCAAGTCCCAGAAATACGCTGATGGTTTCATGATCCACTCTGGTCAACCAACTAACGATTTCATCGATATCGCTATTAGACACGTCTTGATGAGACAGGGTGTCCTTGGtgtcaaggtcaagatcATGAAGGACCCTGCTCAGAACAGATTTGGTCCAAAGGCCTTGCCTGACGCTGTCAAGATTGCTGAAGCTaaggatgaggatgaagtTGTCCCTGCGCCATATGTTCAAAACTACAAGCCTgttcaagaagaagccacTGAGGAAGCTACTGAGGAAGCTACTGAGGGTGCTGCTGAggatgctgctgctcctgttGCCGCttaa